A genome region from Amblyraja radiata isolate CabotCenter1 chromosome 2, sAmbRad1.1.pri, whole genome shotgun sequence includes the following:
- the gfus gene encoding GDP-L-fucose synthase, translating into MIDVQNRGYHQQHGRMFTAVIPTNVFGMHDNFNIEEGHVLPGLIHKTHLAHKNGSPLVVWGSGKPRRQFIYSLDLARLIIWALREYQEIEPIILSVGEEEEVSIKEAAECIVASMGFKGQVIFDTNKSDGQYKKTANNGKLRTYLPDFQFTPFSQAVKETCDWFVANYHTARK; encoded by the exons CGGCTACCACCAGCAACACGGACGCATGTTCACCGCCGTCATCCCCACCAATGTCTTCGGCATGCACGACAACTTCAACATCGAAGAGGGACACGTCTTGCCTGGGCTGATCCACAAGACACACCTGGCACACA AGAACGGCAGTCCTCTTGTAGTCTGGGGCTCAGGGAAACCGCGCAGGCAGTTCATCTACTCACTG GATCTGGCTCGGCTAATCATCTGGGCCTTGAGGGAATACCAGGAGATCGAGCCCATCATCCTCTCTG tgggagaggaggaggaggtgtcCATTAAAGAGGCTGCAGAGTGCATCGTGGCTTCCATGGGCTTCAAAGGCCAGGTTATT TTCGACACGAATAAATCTGACGGCCAGTACAAGAAGACGGCTAACAACGGCAAGCTGAGGACATACCTGCCCGACTTCCAGTTCACCCCCTTCAGCCAGG CTGTCAAGGAGACCTGCGACTGGTTTGTAGCCAACTACCACACGGCCAGGAAGTGA